The genome window CACCAGCGTGTGGCGGACCAGTTGCCGGGAGATCAGCGGCCTGCCGAAGGTCTCGCGCATCCGGCACCACGACACCGTCAGGTCGAGCGCGCGCTGGGCGCCCGCGTAGGCCTGGACGGCGAGCATGATGCGCTCGGTCAGGAAGTGCTGCGCGATCTGGACGAAGCCGGAGTCCTGCGCGCCGACCAGGTTCGCCGCGGGCACCCGGCAGTCCACGAAGGACAGTTCCGCGGTGTCCGAGCACTGCCAGCCCATCTTGTCGAGCCGGCGCGAGACCTCGAAGCCCGGCGTACCCCGCTCGACCACCAGCAGCGAGATGCCGTGCGCGCCGGGACCGCCGGTGCGGACCGCGGTGGTGACGAAGTCCGCGCGGCAACCGGAGGTGATGAACGTCTTCGCACCGTTGACGACGAAGTGGTCCCCGTCGCGCTCGGCGGTGGTGCGCAGCCCCGCCACGTCGGAGCCGCCGCCGGGTTCGGTCACCGCCAGCGCGCCGATGGCCTCGCCCGCCAGCGTCGGCCGGACCCAGCGGCCAACCTGCGCCGCATCGCCCGCCGCGACGATGTGCGGCAGCGCGATCCCGCAGGTCAGCAACGACGCGAAGAGCCCGCCCGAACCGCCCGCGTAGTGCATCTCCTCGCCGAGCACGATGGTGTCGACGATGTCACCGCCGCCACCGCCGGCCTCTTCCGGGAACGCCACGCCGAGCAGGCCGATCTCACCCGCCTTGCGGTGCAGCCACCGGGGCAGCTCCCCGTCGCGCTCCCAGCCGTCCTGGTGCGGCAGGACCTCGGCCTCCACGAAGCGGCGCACGGTCCGTCGCAGCTCCTCCCGCTCGGGAGCGCGGAACGGGTCGGTCACAACAGCACCTCCGGGAATCCGGGTCCGCGCGGGGCTTTTCCGCGTGCGGCGAGGACGAGCGTCATGCGCCGGGCCGGCCCCCGGCGTCCGGTGAACCCGCGGCCTCACGGCCCCGTCCCGGCGGACCGGCGAAGGCCTGCGCGATGCCCAGCCACTGGCGGGCCTGCTCCCCCGTGGCCGTCAGCGCGGTGTCGGAGGGATGCCTGCGCTGGGTCACGACCAGGCAGAAGTCCAGTGCCGGGCCGCGCACCACCTGCGCCGCGTCCTCGGGTCCCCAGCCCCACCGCTCGCCGCCCGGCCCAATCAGCTCCACCCGGAACTCCTCGGCGGGCGGCCGGATTCCGTTCACCGCGTAGGCGAAGTCACGAGTTCGCACGCCGAGCATCGCGATGTGGCGCAACCTGTCGGTGGGTTCGCGCCGCGCTCCCAGCGCGTCGGCGACGTCCTGGCCGTGGGCCCAGGTCTCCATCAGCCGTGCGGTCACCATCGACGGGACTCCCATCGGCGGGCCGAACCACGGCAGGCGCGTGCCGCCGGGGCAGGCCGCCAGCAGCACCGCCAGTTCCGCTTGCCCGGAACGCCAGCGCGCGAGCAGCGCGGCGGGGTCCTCCCGCGCGCCGCGCGCCGCCGCGTCGTCCACCTCGCGCGCGAGCTCGGCCGCGTTCTCCAGCGCGGCCTGGAAAGCCTCCGGATCGCGCACGGCCAGCACGGCCTGCTCGTCGGTCCACGCCAGGTGCGCGACCTGGTGCGCGATCGTCCATCCCGGTGCGGGTGTCGCCCGACGCCACTCGGCGGGATCGAGCCCCGCCACCAGGGCGTCGAAGTCGGCGGTCTCGGCGCGCAGGTCGGCGAGCAGCCGCTCGGTCAGGTCGGACCCGGACGAAACGCGTTCCCGCCGCTCACCGCTGTGCATGCGCTCATCGTGGCACCGGCGCCGAACCAAAAGCAAGCAGTCATGATTGCTTTTTTAATGGACGCAGAAGAGGCCGCCGGCCGAACCGGCCGGCGGCCTCCCATGGTGACCGGTGCCGAGCGCGGGGCTCAGTGGTGCCAGGAAGCCTTGATCACGGGGTGGCCGTCGAAGTGGCCGCCCCAGCACATCAGGCGGCCACCCTCGAACTTGATCGGAGCGCCACCGCTGAGGACGCAGTCCCACCCCCTCACCGCGAATCCGGCGTGGGCGGGCCCGGCGGCGACCGCCAGGCCAGCCGCGGCGATGGCCCCGGCGACGATGATCCTCTTCACAGTGCGCATGTGTGCTCGCCCTTCCCGTTTGAACATCACGGAACTGCTGTGCCACGAGCAGGGTTGATGATGTTGCACCCGCTCGCATGCCGGGGCGCTCTGCTGTGTGTCATCCCTGCAGGGTGAGCCCTGTTTTCGTCACCCTCAGCGCACACACGAGCAGCCGAGGATCACGAACGAGGTTGCGGGGCAACGCATGAGGTGCGGTCCCATCGCGGCACGACACCGGAAAGTGGCCGCCGGCAGTCCGGCCTCAGCACGATCGTGGAAGCGGCACCGGACCTCGACGACATGGCGGCACCGGGCACCGGAAGCCGTTCGGGCACCGGCCGCGGCGGTTTCCTAGGATTCCGGCGGAGGACGTTGGCCGAACCGCCTCCACCACGAGCGACGAAGGAGCGAGATCGATGATCTTCATCACCGCGAGGTTCCGGGTGCTGTCCGAGCACGCCGACCGCTGGCCCGAGATCGCGGGCGACTTCACCCGCGCGACCCGCGCCGAGGCCGGCTGCCTGTGGTTCGACTGGTCCCGCAGCATCGAGAACCCCGACGAGTACGTGCTCGTCGAGGCGTTCCGCGACGACGAGGCGGGGGCCGAGCACGTGCAGTCCGACCACTTCAAGCAGGCGCAGCAGACCCTGCCGCAGTACCTGGCCGAGACGCCGCGGGTGATCAACACGACGATCCCGCAGCAGGACTGGTCGGTGCTCGGCGAGATGACCGTGCCCGAGCGGGGCTGACCCGTCCCTCGCGCGCTCCGCCCGTGGTGCCCGCCCGGGCCCCACGGCGGTCGCCGCGCCCATCCGCAGGAGGCCCCGGCGGGCCACCACCACCCCGGGCCGATCGGACCACGGCCGCCCGAGTGATCGATCCCACCAAACCACTGTGGACAGCACCACTGTGGACTTCTCGCGCCGCCCACTCTCATAGTGCTACTCCGCGAACTTCTAGCCCGTTCGGACTAACGTCAGTCCGCCGGAAGGCCCATCAAGTGCGCGTTCGGACAAGGGCGTGATCTGCGACCGCTGCCCTTGACAGCCCGGGCGGCCTGCTGCAAACGTCTTCGCGAGTTTCTCACCGCGACGGCGGACAGGAAGCCGGTGCGACTCCGGCACGGTCCCGCCACTGTGAATGGGGAGCCACCGCCACCGCGCCACTGCCGTGCAACCGGTGGGAAGGCTGGCGGAAGGCGACGATCCATGAGTCAGGAGACTGGCGCCGTCGTGCCGATTCGTACGGGGTCGCGGAGCCCCGGAGGAGGTACCGAGGTGCTGCTGCACTGCACGCACGTCACCGGCCGACACCGCCGCCGTGGCGTCTCCACCGCTCGAGGCACGA of Saccharopolyspora erythraea contains these proteins:
- a CDS encoding acyl-CoA dehydrogenase family protein encodes the protein MTDPFRAPEREELRRTVRRFVEAEVLPHQDGWERDGELPRWLHRKAGEIGLLGVAFPEEAGGGGGDIVDTIVLGEEMHYAGGSGGLFASLLTCGIALPHIVAAGDAAQVGRWVRPTLAGEAIGALAVTEPGGGSDVAGLRTTAERDGDHFVVNGAKTFITSGCRADFVTTAVRTGGPGAHGISLLVVERGTPGFEVSRRLDKMGWQCSDTAELSFVDCRVPAANLVGAQDSGFVQIAQHFLTERIMLAVQAYAGAQRALDLTVSWCRMRETFGRPLISRQLVRHTLVEMARKVDVARSYVHDVARRHLAGDDVVAEVCFAKNTAVEAGTWVVDQAVQLHGGAGYMRESEVERQYRDMRILGIGGGTSEVLAELAAKRKGFVA
- a CDS encoding TIGR03084 family metal-binding protein is translated as MHSGERRERVSSGSDLTERLLADLRAETADFDALVAGLDPAEWRRATPAPGWTIAHQVAHLAWTDEQAVLAVRDPEAFQAALENAAELAREVDDAAARGAREDPAALLARWRSGQAELAVLLAACPGGTRLPWFGPPMGVPSMVTARLMETWAHGQDVADALGARREPTDRLRHIAMLGVRTRDFAYAVNGIRPPAEEFRVELIGPGGERWGWGPEDAAQVVRGPALDFCLVVTQRRHPSDTALTATGEQARQWLGIAQAFAGPPGRGREAAGSPDAGGRPGA
- a CDS encoding putative quinol monooxygenase, whose protein sequence is MIFITARFRVLSEHADRWPEIAGDFTRATRAEAGCLWFDWSRSIENPDEYVLVEAFRDDEAGAEHVQSDHFKQAQQTLPQYLAETPRVINTTIPQQDWSVLGEMTVPERG